One part of the Solanum dulcamara chromosome 3, daSolDulc1.2, whole genome shotgun sequence genome encodes these proteins:
- the LOC129882439 gene encoding ferritin-3, chloroplastic-like, with amino-acid sequence MAVSATSLITPFKTSSYSFSSVSSVSNLVFPRRQFKLCATADVSSLTGVVFEPFDEVKKDEFMVPMSIQTSLARQRFADECEAAINEQINVEYNVSYVYHSMFAYFDRDYVALKGLAKFFKESSEEEKEHAEKLMHYQNIRGGKVKLHSIIMPPSEFDHVDKGDALYAMELALSLEKLTNEKLLTLHSVADRNNDSEMQDFVEREFLAEQVEAIKKIADYVTQLRRVGKGHGVWHFDQMLLH; translated from the exons ATGGCAGTTTCAGCTACTAGTCTTATTACTCCCTTCAAAACTTCAtcatattctttttcttctgtTTCCTCTGTTTCAAATCTTGTTTTCCCTAGGAGACAGTTCAAACTTTGTGCAACCGCTGATGTGTCATCACTTACTGGTGTGGTGTTTGAGCCATTTGATGAAGTTAAGAAAGATGAATTTATGGTTCCTATGTCAATACAAACATCACTTGCTCGTCAGAGGTTTGCAGACGAATGTGAAGCTGCTATCAATGAGCAGATCAA TGTGGAGTACAACGTTTCTTATGTGTACCACTCCATGTTCGCCTACTTTGACAGGGACTACGTAGCACTAAAAGGCCTCGCAAA ATTCTTCAAGGAGTCaagtgaagaagaaaaggaacATGCTGAGAAATTGATGCATTATCAG AACATCCGAGGAGGAAAAGTTAAGCTACACTCTATTATAATGCCTCCCTCCGAATTTGATCATGTTGATAAGGGAGACGCGTTATATG CAATGGAACTGGCATTGTCCTTGGAGAAGTTAACAAATGAGAAACTTCTGACCCTGCATAGC GTGGCTGATCGGAACAATGACTCCGAAATGCAAGATTTTGTTGAACGAGAATTTTTGGCCGAGCAG GTTGAGGCTATAAAGAAAATTGCAGACTATGTAACTCAGCTAAGGAGGGTTGGAAAAGGACATG GGGTGTGGCACTTTGATCAGATGCTTTTACATTAA
- the LOC129881569 gene encoding uncharacterized protein LOC129881569: MEDGMSDIANFGFSNSGGQEVKEQIQENVEEISKSDKGKEEGGLINNLISNLMSPRVGEAKNKERNDLFEVKDEENIEEKSGNDNTGDGGIINNLISNIFHPVENQENNNSGVGGQKSEMRKTEEESGSVLDNIISNLPTPLADDAVPATDEASILIHSIVHD, from the exons ATGGAAGATGGTATGAGTGATATTGCAAACTTTGGATTCTCCAACTCTGGAGGTCAAGAAGTAAAagaacaaattcaagaaaatgttGAAGAAATTAGTAAAAGTgacaaaggaaaagaagaaggtggacttattaataatttaatttccaACTTAATGAGCCCAAGAGTTGGGGAGGctaaaaacaaagaaagaaatgatcttTTTGAGGTTAAagatgaagaaaatatagaagaGAAAAGTGGTAATGACAACACTGGAGATGGAGGGATTATCAACAATTTGATCTCCAACATTTTTCATCCCGTGGAGAACCAAGAAAACAACAATAGTGGAGTAGGAGGACAAAAAAGTGAGATGAGGAAAACAGAGGAAGAAAGTGGGAGTGTTTTGGATAATATTATTTCCAACTTGCCAACCCCTCTTGCAG ATGATGCAGTTCCAGCAACAGATGAAGCTTCAATACTGATTCATTCAATTGTTCATGACTAG